From Roseibium alexandrii DFL-11, the proteins below share one genomic window:
- a CDS encoding PAS-domain containing protein — MRLHLVENEQERLDALHALQVVGSERLPEYDAVVEAVAAIFDCPIALISLVDERDQWFKAACGVDIEGTSREVSICQHALSADDLFVVPDTLSDERFCDNPLVMGEPNIRFYAGCPLSLDGKNRLGTLCVIDQRPRKPARQQLHQLRRMGRVVEGLLKSHQANVEKEAALARAEAEHEEAVGKGRLLEEIAAVSGVGGWELCMNSQKLTWTRKTHEIHDVSDDYVPNVETAIDFYAPEARGPITRAVARGIEQGRGWDAELPLVTAKGRQIWVRAVGRPIEKDGETIKLVGAFQDVTERKQVEQAVRESEAAHRTTLETLSEGVLVLTRSGVIQSCNPAGAKLLDSTTERLVGRNVKDLTVAVICDLGVTHQEVNTLELAAEDPLLVCDATAELKHSGKAASRWLRVNARPIAQGGEYALDGVVVSLTDITETKRQANTLQVIFDNFPGGVAHYSDNFQLASYNDEFGKLLGYPTDMLRQKLHILDYLKFSAERGDYGPGDPEELALEKFRLNSPTKAYSYERHNADGRYLEVRYTPLPAGGSIFNFFDVTERKEMEQTLAESERLARDRLAELEAVLGNMRQGVSVFDKDGKLILWNQQYLDIFRKPYGEVREGVSLIDLLRAEKARGDFDGDVEEHYNALYEKLSRGEVVRTKFTHPDGKVIGVVHAPLPDGGWIGTHEDITLREETAARITHAAHHDDLTGLANRALFTARLQEALLDAQMQGTGGHLLLLDLDRFKPVNDTFGHDVGDELLCQVAQRFKECVRATDLVARIGGDEFAIILQGGGPGEPWVTEIAERLVAALNQTFDVFAHKVSIGISIGISYIGADAASIESLQKKADIALYEVKQNGRNGFRFYEAGRAHRVIRGGAA, encoded by the coding sequence ATGAGATTACACCTGGTTGAAAATGAACAGGAACGCCTCGACGCTCTGCACGCACTGCAGGTCGTGGGCTCCGAGCGTTTGCCGGAATATGATGCGGTGGTGGAAGCCGTTGCAGCCATCTTCGATTGCCCCATCGCATTGATTTCCCTGGTGGATGAGCGAGACCAATGGTTCAAGGCCGCTTGCGGCGTTGATATTGAAGGCACCTCAAGAGAAGTCTCCATCTGCCAGCATGCCCTTTCAGCTGATGACCTGTTTGTCGTTCCAGACACACTGAGCGACGAAAGATTTTGCGACAATCCACTTGTTATGGGCGAGCCGAACATCCGTTTCTATGCCGGTTGCCCTCTCAGCCTGGATGGGAAAAACAGGCTCGGCACTCTCTGCGTCATCGACCAAAGACCACGCAAGCCGGCCCGACAACAGTTGCACCAATTGCGGCGTATGGGCCGGGTGGTCGAGGGGCTTCTGAAATCTCATCAGGCAAACGTAGAAAAAGAAGCAGCGCTTGCGCGCGCAGAAGCAGAACATGAAGAGGCCGTTGGCAAAGGCCGGCTGCTTGAGGAAATTGCCGCAGTATCGGGCGTTGGCGGCTGGGAGTTGTGCATGAACTCTCAAAAGCTGACATGGACGCGGAAGACTCACGAGATCCATGACGTATCAGACGACTATGTCCCGAACGTCGAAACAGCCATTGACTTCTATGCGCCTGAGGCCCGGGGGCCAATCACCAGGGCGGTTGCTCGTGGTATTGAGCAAGGCCGCGGCTGGGATGCGGAACTGCCCCTGGTAACCGCCAAAGGCCGCCAAATCTGGGTGCGTGCCGTGGGACGCCCGATCGAAAAGGACGGGGAAACCATCAAGCTTGTTGGCGCATTTCAGGACGTAACTGAGCGGAAACAGGTTGAACAAGCGGTCCGCGAATCGGAAGCCGCACACCGGACGACGCTTGAGACCCTCAGTGAAGGTGTCTTGGTGCTGACCCGATCCGGCGTCATCCAGTCCTGCAATCCAGCTGGCGCGAAACTGCTTGATTCAACAACCGAGCGTCTCGTCGGCCGAAACGTCAAAGATCTCACAGTCGCTGTCATTTGTGACCTCGGGGTAACACACCAGGAAGTTAATACGCTCGAACTGGCGGCAGAAGATCCGCTCCTCGTCTGCGATGCCACGGCTGAACTCAAACACAGTGGAAAAGCCGCTTCCCGATGGTTGCGGGTCAATGCGCGACCCATTGCACAAGGCGGCGAATACGCCCTTGATGGGGTCGTCGTTTCACTGACCGACATCACGGAAACCAAACGCCAGGCGAATACGCTTCAAGTCATTTTCGACAATTTCCCGGGCGGTGTGGCGCATTACAGCGATAACTTCCAGCTAGCATCTTACAACGACGAGTTCGGCAAACTGCTCGGTTATCCCACCGACATGCTGCGGCAAAAACTACACATATTGGATTATCTCAAGTTTTCGGCCGAACGCGGAGACTACGGGCCAGGCGATCCAGAAGAGCTGGCTTTGGAGAAGTTTAGATTGAACTCTCCAACCAAAGCTTACAGCTATGAGCGGCACAACGCCGATGGTCGATACCTGGAAGTCCGGTACACACCGTTACCGGCTGGCGGGTCTATCTTCAATTTCTTTGACGTTACAGAGCGCAAGGAAATGGAGCAAACGCTGGCCGAAAGCGAACGTCTGGCGCGAGACCGGCTAGCGGAGCTTGAAGCGGTCCTCGGCAATATGCGGCAAGGCGTGAGCGTGTTCGACAAAGACGGCAAGCTCATCTTGTGGAACCAACAATACCTGGACATCTTCCGAAAGCCTTATGGGGAAGTGCGTGAAGGTGTCAGCCTGATTGATTTGCTGCGGGCAGAAAAAGCGCGTGGCGATTTCGACGGCGACGTCGAAGAACACTACAATGCGCTTTATGAAAAACTGTCCCGCGGCGAAGTCGTCCGTACGAAATTCACGCATCCGGACGGCAAGGTGATCGGGGTGGTCCATGCCCCACTGCCGGACGGCGGATGGATCGGGACCCATGAAGATATCACCTTACGTGAAGAAACTGCTGCGCGCATTACCCATGCTGCCCACCACGACGACCTAACGGGTCTCGCTAACCGCGCACTCTTCACGGCACGTCTTCAAGAAGCCCTGCTCGATGCCCAGATGCAGGGGACGGGCGGGCATCTGTTGCTCCTGGATCTGGACCGCTTCAAACCCGTCAACGACACCTTCGGGCACGACGTCGGGGACGAGCTGCTGTGTCAAGTTGCTCAAAGGTTCAAAGAATGCGTGCGAGCAACAGACCTTGTTGCGCGCATTGGCGGGGACGAGTTTGCGATTATTCTGCAAGGCGGCGGACCAGGCGAGCCTTGGGTGACGGAGATTGCGGAACGGCTTGTGGCCGCACTCAATCAGACGTTCGATGTCTTTGCCCATAAGGTTTCGATCGGGATCAGCATCGGTATTTCTTATATTGGTGCAGACGCCGCATCCATTGAATCCCTGCAGAAAAAAGCTGACATCGCGCTCTATGAAGTCAAGCAGAACGGGCGCAATGGCTTCCGCTTCTATGAGGCTGGACGCGCCCACAGGGTTATCCGCGGCGGCGCGGCTTAA
- a CDS encoding F0F1 ATP synthase subunit epsilon → MAELFQFELVSPERQLLSEQVAEVVVPGTEGEFGVLKNHSPFMSTIKPGILKVRTDAGSWDEYFVRGGFADIAPGGLTVLAEQAIPVSEISEDQLAQAIKNAEEDVADAKDDDTKQKAEMTLSQLKDVAEALKAA, encoded by the coding sequence ATGGCTGAACTTTTCCAGTTTGAGTTGGTCTCGCCGGAGCGCCAGCTCCTGTCCGAACAGGTTGCCGAGGTCGTTGTGCCAGGCACCGAAGGCGAGTTTGGCGTTCTGAAGAACCACAGCCCGTTTATGTCCACCATCAAGCCGGGTATCCTGAAAGTCCGCACAGATGCGGGATCCTGGGATGAGTATTTCGTGCGCGGTGGGTTTGCCGACATTGCTCCAGGCGGTCTGACCGTCTTGGCTGAGCAGGCGATCCCGGTCTCTGAAATCAGCGAAGACCAACTGGCTCAGGCGATCAAAAACGCCGAGGAAGATGTGGCTGACGCGAAAGACGACGACACCAAGCAGAAGGCAGAAATGACACTGTCTCAGCTGAAGGATGTTGCAGAAGCTCTCAAGGCCGCCTAA